A window from Streptomyces sp. NBC_00271 encodes these proteins:
- a CDS encoding ABC transporter permease — MTTPTNATLHADTTTPARPSAINYSRTTATATRVLRQLRHDPRTIALMILIPCLMLVLLRYVFDGSARTFDSIGASLLGIFPLITMFLVTSIATLRERTSGTLERLLAMPLGKGDLIAGYALAFGAVAVVQSALATGLAVWFLGLDVTGSPWLLLLVALLDALLGTALGLFVSAFAASEFQAVQFMPAVIFPQLLLCGLFTARSTMHPVLEALSDVLPMSYAVDGMNEVLKHTDMTTDFVRDAFIVAGCALLVLALGAATLRRRTA; from the coding sequence ATGACCACGCCCACGAACGCGACCCTGCACGCGGACACGACGACCCCCGCCCGCCCGAGCGCGATCAACTACTCCCGTACGACCGCCACCGCGACCCGCGTCCTGCGCCAGCTCCGCCACGACCCGCGCACCATCGCGCTGATGATCCTCATCCCGTGCCTGATGCTCGTCCTGCTCCGCTACGTCTTCGACGGCAGCGCGCGCACCTTCGACTCCATCGGGGCCTCCCTCCTCGGGATCTTCCCGCTGATCACGATGTTCCTGGTCACCTCCATCGCCACCCTGCGCGAACGCACCTCGGGCACCCTGGAACGCCTCCTCGCCATGCCCCTCGGCAAGGGCGACCTGATCGCCGGCTATGCCCTGGCCTTCGGCGCCGTCGCCGTCGTCCAGTCGGCCCTGGCCACGGGCCTCGCGGTCTGGTTCCTCGGCCTCGACGTCACGGGCTCCCCCTGGCTCCTGCTGCTCGTGGCCCTCCTCGACGCCCTGCTCGGCACGGCGCTCGGCCTCTTCGTCTCGGCCTTCGCGGCCTCGGAATTCCAGGCGGTCCAGTTCATGCCGGCGGTGATCTTCCCCCAGCTCCTCCTCTGCGGCCTCTTCACGGCCCGCTCGACCATGCACCCCGTCCTCGAAGCCCTCTCCGACGTCCTCCCCATGTCCTACGCCGTCGACGGCATGAACGAAGTCCTCAAGCACACCGACATGACGACCGACTTCGTCCGCGACGCGTTCATCGTGGCGGGCTGCGCCCTCCTGGTCCTGGCCCTGGGCGCGGCAACCCTGAGGCGCCGCACCGCATGA
- the proC gene encoding pyrroline-5-carboxylate reductase, giving the protein MTQKVAVLGTGKIGEALLSGVIRSGWAPTDLLVTARRPERARELQERYGVTAVTNAEAAKNADTLILTVKPQDMGTLLDELAPHVPADRLVISGAAGIPTSFFEERLTAGTPVVRVMTNTPALVDEAMSVISAGSHATEAHLAHAEEIFGAVGKTLRVPESQQDACTALSGSGPAYFFYLVEAMTDAGILLGLPRDKAHDLIVQSAIGAAVMLRDSGEHPVKLREAVTSPAGTTINAIRELENHGVRAALIAALEAARDRSRELASGNS; this is encoded by the coding sequence ATGACCCAGAAAGTCGCAGTCCTCGGCACCGGCAAGATCGGCGAAGCCCTGCTCAGCGGAGTGATCCGATCCGGCTGGGCCCCCACCGACCTCCTGGTCACGGCCCGCCGCCCCGAGCGCGCCAGGGAACTCCAGGAGCGCTACGGCGTCACCGCCGTCACCAACGCCGAGGCCGCCAAGAACGCCGACACCCTGATCCTCACGGTCAAGCCGCAGGACATGGGCACCCTCCTCGACGAACTCGCCCCCCACGTCCCCGCCGACCGCCTGGTGATCAGCGGCGCGGCCGGCATCCCCACCTCCTTCTTCGAGGAGCGCCTGACCGCGGGCACCCCCGTCGTCCGGGTCATGACGAACACCCCGGCCCTCGTCGACGAGGCGATGTCCGTCATCTCCGCCGGCAGCCACGCCACCGAAGCGCACCTCGCCCACGCCGAGGAGATCTTCGGGGCCGTCGGCAAGACGCTCCGCGTCCCCGAGTCCCAGCAGGACGCCTGCACCGCGCTCTCCGGCTCGGGACCGGCGTACTTCTTCTATCTGGTCGAGGCCATGACGGACGCGGGCATCCTGCTGGGCCTGCCGCGCGACAAGGCCCACGACCTGATCGTCCAGTCCGCGATCGGCGCCGCCGTGATGCTCCGCGACAGCGGGGAGCACCCCGTGAAACTCCGCGAGGCCGTCACCTCTCCCGCGGGCACCACGATCAACGCGATCCGCGAACTCGAGAACCACGGCGTCCGCGCGGCCCTCATCGCCGCACTGGAGGCAGCCCGCGACCGCAGCCGCGAACTGGCCTCCGGCAACAGCTGA
- the trpS gene encoding tryptophan--tRNA ligase, protein MTRVFSGVKPTGHLTLGNYLGAMRRWADVDQHQADALFCVVDLHALTVDHDPGRVRRLSRQAATLLLASGLDPELCTVFVQSHVDEHTRLSYLLECVATDGEMRRMIQYKEKAARERERGGSVRLSLLTYPVLMAADILAYGTDEVPVGDDQTQHVELTRDLAVRFNQRYGHTFVVPRATRPQVAARVMNLQEPTSKMGKSDDVGPGVVYLLDEPDAVRKKIMRAMTDSGQDVVYDPEARPGVSNLLEILAACEGGDPETLGGAYESYGALKKDTAEAVIELLRPVQERHKRLCADPSYVEAVLRDGAVKAREMARPRVDAAYRAIGLLAVG, encoded by the coding sequence ATGACGCGGGTCTTCAGTGGGGTCAAGCCGACCGGGCATCTGACGCTGGGGAACTATCTCGGGGCCATGCGGCGGTGGGCCGATGTCGATCAGCACCAGGCCGACGCCCTGTTCTGCGTCGTAGACCTGCACGCGCTGACCGTGGACCACGATCCGGGACGGGTACGCAGGCTCAGTAGGCAGGCGGCGACGTTGTTGCTGGCCTCGGGGCTCGATCCGGAGCTGTGCACCGTCTTCGTACAGAGTCATGTGGACGAGCACACGCGGCTGTCGTATCTGCTGGAGTGCGTCGCGACCGACGGGGAGATGCGGCGGATGATCCAGTACAAGGAGAAGGCCGCGCGCGAGCGGGAGCGGGGCGGGAGTGTGCGGCTGTCCTTGCTGACGTATCCCGTACTGATGGCGGCGGACATCCTGGCGTACGGGACCGACGAGGTGCCGGTCGGGGACGACCAGACGCAGCATGTGGAGCTGACCCGGGATCTCGCGGTGCGGTTCAACCAGCGCTACGGGCACACCTTCGTGGTGCCCCGTGCCACGCGGCCGCAGGTCGCGGCGCGGGTCATGAATCTGCAGGAGCCGACGTCGAAGATGGGCAAGAGCGATGACGTGGGGCCGGGCGTCGTCTATCTGCTCGATGAGCCGGATGCCGTACGGAAGAAGATCATGCGGGCCATGACCGACAGCGGGCAGGACGTCGTGTACGACCCCGAGGCGCGGCCGGGGGTCTCGAACCTGCTGGAGATTCTCGCCGCGTGTGAGGGTGGGGATCCGGAAACCCTGGGCGGCGCCTATGAGTCGTACGGCGCCTTGAAGAAGGACACCGCCGAGGCCGTGATCGAACTTCTCCGGCCCGTGCAGGAGAGGCACAAGCGGTTGTGCGCGGATCCCTCTTATGTGGAGGCGGTCTTGCGCGACGGCGCCGTGAAGGCCCGGGAGATGGCGCGTCCTCGGGTGGACGCGGCGTATCGGGCGATCGGGCTGCTGGCCGTCGGCTGA
- a CDS encoding ABC transporter ATP-binding protein, translating into MMNIAPRPPDRPTATATTTPRSFQPSQSSQPPATAIHAEGLTVVRGPRTVLRGLDFAVPRGQITGLLGPSGCGKSTLMRTIVGTQAKVTGTLEVLGRPAGDAALRSRIGYVTQAPSVYDDLTIRQNLDYFAAILDPGRAAADRRAAHVTQAIADVDLTTHADSLAGNLSGGQRNRVSLAVALLGTPELLVLDEPTVGLDPVLRRDLWNLFHAIATERKATLLVSSHVMDEAERCHRLLLMREGEILADDTPDALRERTGRDTVEAAFLHLVDEATATADTRKETVR; encoded by the coding sequence ATGATGAATATTGCTCCCCGGCCCCCCGACCGCCCCACGGCCACGGCCACCACCACCCCCCGGTCCTTCCAGCCCTCCCAGTCCTCCCAGCCCCCGGCCACCGCCATCCACGCCGAAGGCCTCACCGTCGTACGCGGCCCCCGCACCGTCCTGCGCGGCCTCGACTTCGCCGTACCCCGCGGCCAGATCACCGGCCTCCTCGGCCCCTCCGGCTGCGGCAAGTCCACCCTCATGCGCACCATCGTCGGCACCCAGGCCAAAGTCACCGGCACCCTCGAAGTCCTCGGCCGCCCCGCCGGAGACGCCGCACTCCGCTCCCGCATCGGATACGTCACCCAGGCCCCCTCGGTCTACGACGACCTGACCATCCGCCAGAACCTCGACTACTTCGCCGCGATCCTCGACCCCGGCCGCGCCGCCGCCGACCGCCGCGCCGCCCATGTCACCCAGGCCATCGCCGACGTCGACCTCACCACCCACGCCGACTCCCTCGCCGGCAACCTCTCCGGCGGCCAGCGCAACCGCGTCTCCCTCGCCGTCGCGCTGCTCGGCACCCCCGAACTCCTGGTCCTCGACGAGCCCACCGTCGGCCTCGACCCGGTCCTGCGCCGCGACCTGTGGAACCTCTTCCACGCCATCGCCACGGAACGGAAGGCGACGCTGCTGGTCTCCTCCCACGTCATGGACGAGGCCGAGCGCTGCCACCGCCTGCTCCTGATGCGCGAGGGCGAGATCCTCGCCGACGACACGCCCGACGCCCTGCGCGAACGCACCGGCCGCGACACCGTCGAGGCCGCCTTCCTCCACCTGGTCGACGAGGCCACCGCGACCGCCGACACCCGCAAGGAGACCGTCCGATGA